One part of the Sesamum indicum cultivar Zhongzhi No. 13 unplaced genomic scaffold, S_indicum_v1.0 scaffold00293, whole genome shotgun sequence genome encodes these proteins:
- the LOC105180039 gene encoding uncharacterized protein LOC105180039, producing the protein MSRLEASGRLIKWAVELGQYGVDYQPRTAQKAQVLADFVTELSSDLKSPLAVEEQGSTWMLHVDGSSNTNNGGAGILIQGPKGVEIEVAARLSFPVTNNEAKYEALILELELAYEAGARDLEVPRTENDKADALSKFGATMDGIRDRRITALVRERSALASRMEVQVVSEAGSWKDEIIKYLENNILPTDPVAVKRVKFRATRFTMLLGQLYKRTLDGPLLKCLDEERALYVMREIHEGSCGNHSGARSLDQKVIRQGYFWPTLVKDSKELVKKCESCQKYASLIQQPTTSMEPIKIDCPFDQWGIDIVGPFPPAQSQKKFIIVAVEYFSKWVEAEAVAKISEREVINFIWKNIICRFGIPRILISDNGT; encoded by the exons ATGTCGCGACTCGAGGCCTCAGGCCGATTGATCAAATGGGCTGTCGAATTGGGACAGTATGGCGTTGACTATCAACCCAGGACTGCACAGAAAGCACAAGTGCTGGCGGACTTTGTGACGGAGCTATCTAGCGACCTGAAATCACCTCTAGCTGTTGAAGAGCAGGGCTCGACATGGATGTTGCATGTGGATGGTTCCTCAAATACCAACAATGGAGGAGCGGGCATATTGATTCAAGGGCCCAAGGGAGTAGAGATCGAGGTGGCAGCTCGCTTGTCTTTTCCTGTAACCAATAATGAGGCAAAATATGAAGCACTCATCTTGGAATTAGAACTTGCATATGAAGCTGGGGCCAGAGACCTGGAG GTGCCTAGAACAGAAAACGACAAAGCAGATGCCTTATCCAAATTTGGGGCCACAATGGATGGGATTAGAGATCGTAGAATAACAGCATTAGTGCGTGAGCGATCAGCCCTAGCGAGCAGAATGGAGGTGCAAGTAGTCTCCGAAGCCGGGTCGTGGAAGGATGAAATCATTAAATACTTGGAGAACAACATCTTGCCTACCGATCCCGTCGCGGTGAAAAGAGTGAAATTCCGAGCTACACGATTCACTATGTTGTTGGGGCAACTATACAAGCGAACATTGGATGGGCCTCTCCTGAAATGCTTAGACGAGGAGAGAGCCTTGTACGTGATGCGCGAAATCCACGAAGGGAGCTGTGGGAACCATTCAGGTGCGAGATCGCTGGATCAGAAGGTCATACGACAGGGGTATTTTTGGCCCACATTGGTCAAAGATTCCAAGGAGCTGGTGAAGAAGTGCGAAAGCTGCCAGAAATATGCATCCCTGATACAGCAACCAACAACCTCAATGGAGCCGATCAAAATAGATTGTCCGTTCGACCAGTGGGGAATAGACATCGTGGGACCTTTCCCCCCTGCACAATctcaaaagaaattcatcattgtAGCGGTTGAATACTTCTCCAAGTGGGTCGAAGCGGAGGCCGTGGCCAAGATATCCGAGAGAGAAGTCATTAACTTCATTTGGAAGAACATCATCTGCAGGTTCGGAATACCCAGAATTCTAATTTCTGATAATGGCACCTAA